GCATCAGGCCGAACGTTAATCGGCCACCAGCCGGGAAATCGATCCTCGCCGATCCATCGTTCCGCCAATCCTCGCCGTCGATAATTCAAATAAATCTCGGTGACGTGCAGGTCATGCGTCATTTGTGTTAATTTCACCGTCGCGAGTTTTCCCACACCAAAAATGCGGTTTGCTTTTTCAGTCGCGAAAACTACGGCAATGATTTCTGCTGGCTCTGATGCTCTTTTATGCAGTCGCCGAGAAAGCCGTGTGAAGTTCGCCTGCGTGGCTCCAGGACTCCAAACAACCAGTGGGCGTTCCAACGCAGTGACAGGGCGAGAGACAGCCTGTTGCAATTTCAGCCAACCTTCGTCGGCCATTTTTTCAATCGCGGACTTAGTTCGGGAGATTCCCCAGGACGTCGTGCTCCACCAAGTTTGAGCAATTTGAAAAACCGTCATCACACGGATCGAGTTGCAGAGAACTGCCGTGATCTCTTTTTCACGCGGAGTCATTTTTCCGCCGATGGATTTTTTCGCGGGCGCCCACGCCGACGAGGTGGCTGATTTACTTCGCTGGAATTATCGTCGCCAGTTTTAGGCTCAGCGGAATGCCCTTGTTCGCTGTAATTCGTAATCATCGCCGGTCGGGCTCCAGAGCGATGTGACGATGCCGTGTCTGAACGTCCGCCACTTTGCTGATCGTCCAGAAATTCCAATGCGTCTTGCGTTCCATCAATCACAGCGTCAAAAGCTCGCTGGCGTAAATAGTCAAAAAGTGTAAGCACGGTTTTTTCTCCACCCGGTGAGTTAGTGATTGCCCGGTGGTATTCTGGTGGAGGAGAAACCATCCGAAGTGAGATTTTGACTCGGTTCTCAGTTCGATTTTTTAGCCAATCAGCATCATCAATGCTCCGGCAAATCCTTTTTCGGCGTTTTCCAAACTCATTCAAAACGCTGCAATCCAGTTCATAAGAACTACCGAGCGATCATGATTTTTAAGTCCCGTTGACCGAACGACTTAGGTGCAATTCCCGAGTTTTTTGGTAGGCTCAAGCATTGTTGGACCATGTTGCGTCACGGATTATTTTTCAACGACTCCGAAAACAATTGATTTTCCCCAGAGCCAATGCCACATCACGAAGCCAAATCGATTCGCTTTCGCGGGCGTGATGAGCCGGTATTGGAGACAATAAGAATACGTGGCCGCAATTATTCGGTACTGGAAAGGTTGAGCCACCGAGGAGCGTACAGAGTCTTCGATCCAGGAGCTGGACCGGGTGGGGATTACCGCGTGCTGTACCGATTAAAAGCATCCAATTCGAGCAAACAAAAAATATCGGTACTGCGACGGATGACCGGCGCATCCGCGAATCGGAATTTCCCACACATCACCGATTATTCGATTGCGGGAGACCAGCTTTTTGTTGTGCTCAGTTGGGTATGGGGAAAAACACTCGATGATTATCTGAGGGCAATTCGCGAAAAAGAAATTCCTCGTCCCGTGGTTCCTGAAGTCGTTCGTTTAATTCGCGGTTTATCTCACGGGTTGAGCCACCTTCATCGCCGCACCAATTTAATTCATGGCGATATTAGCCCAGCGAACATCGTTTTGACCTCGGGGACCAGTCAATTAGTTCTCGTCGATTTCGGCTCCGCATGGCCTATTGAAAATTCAGGCAATAAAGACCCTGGTGACGGAGTCACCTCGCCCTATGCCGCGCCGGAACGGCTCGCCGGTCATGCTGCCGAGGATTTTCGCAGTGACCAATTTTCGCTCGCCGTCGTCGCTTACGAATTATTGACGATGACAATTCCCTTTGATCAACTTGGCGGACAGGCGGGATTACCGGAATTGATCAAGCAAACCGAAAAGAATTATTTACCGCCGTCAAAATTACTGCATCGGGCAGGTAAATTACCTCGCCAATCAATCAAGCGTCTCGATGAATACTTCAATACCTCGCTCGCACTGCACCCTGACAACCGTTTTCCGACGCATCAGGCGTGGTTATCCGCAATCGACGACTTGCATCGGTCATTGATTCCCGGAAAGCAGTTGTCTGCATGGGAGGAGGCAGCGATCAGTGTCGTCCATAAAATCGCAAAACTCCTCGGTGTTTCCAGGCATTAAAGCGACATTTCTTCGACTGATGCCAAAAGCCCTAAGCGGACGTTAAAGCGGCTTTCGAGAGAACTGGTTCATGGTCGCTAACCGGGCAACTTCGAGTCTCGCGCGAGGCGATGCTTCAAAACGATTTTGTTTTAACTAGTTGCGTCACGCATGGAAGGCTAATCAGTTTCGAGTGTTTCGAGCATTGCGTGTATTTCGACGTTGTGCTATAGTACCTTTGTCACTCGATAAGGAGAAATATCATGGCCACATTGATTCCTGAAAACTTCGAGACGGTTGCACCAACCGAGGCCGAGGCGCTGCTCGCCCGCGAATCCAGCCGCCTTCTGGCGGCTCATAAAATCGGCACGCGATCTAGCGTTCGCATCCAACTTCTCGATGATGGCGAAGAAGCCGAATCACTCGCCGTTCCGGCATCCGCGTTGCGATTATTTCTGCATTTGCTCACTGAAATGTCGCAGGGGAACGCTGTCACGTTAATACCGACCCATGCAGAACTGACCACCCAACAAGCCGCAGACCTGCTCAACGTGTCCCGGCCTTATGTCGTGAAGCTACTCGACGAAGGAAAGATCCCTTCCCGCACCGTCGGAAAATATCGCCGCGTTCGCTTCGATGACCTCATGGCGTACAAGCGGAAGGATGATGAGGCTCGGGCCAATGTTCTGGACCAGTTAACCGCCGAGGGCCAGGAACTTGGGATAGGCTATTGATGGAGCAACCCGTCACTGCCGTCTACGACGCGAACATTCTCTACCCGGCTCCCCTGCGAGATCTGTTCATCAGACTTGCGCAGGCGGGGCTTGTCCAGGCAAGATGGACGGAAACGATCCATGATGAGTGGATGCGGAATATCCTCAAAAATAATCCGCAGCTTGCGTCTGAGCGTTTGCTCCGAACCCGAATGCTGATGAACGGGGCTGTACGTGACTGCCTCGTTACCGGCTACGAAGACTTGATCGAGTCGATTACACTACCCGATCTGGACGACCGACATGTTTTGGCCGCCGCCATACGCGCCGGTGCCAAAGTCATCGTGACATACAATCTGAAAGACTTCCCGCAAGGTATGCTGACTGGATTCGACATTGAGGCAATCCACCCAGATGACTTTCTGGTTGGTCTGCTCGACGTGGCTCCAGGTGTGGTCTGCGCCGCAGTCAAAAGGCAGCGGGAAAGCCTTCGCAATCCGCCGAAGACCACCGAAGAGTTGCTCACCACTCTCGAAAGCCAAGGACTAACCCAAGCGGTTGCACGTCTCCGCACGTTCGCAAGTCTTCTTTGAAAAACTCGACATGCCGTCATCCAGTCGGCATTAAACCGACATTTCTTCGACGGACGCCACCAGTCCCAAGCGGCACGACTTGGCGTGTGGTGGAATTGTTCCAAATCGGTCGCCGCATTCGCAGTGATAGAGCTTGCCATTTCTTGCCTGAGCCACCTTCACGGAAACTCCATTTCTCGTTTCTCGCTTGTATTCCTGCTTAGAAATCTCAATGGGCTCACCAAGGGAACAGCCGCGACAACGTGAACGGTCATCGGGTTGCTTCGGTTCAGCAAGCTGATTTTCGCTCAACTCAACCGTCTTCAGGAAATCGCCAAGCATTTTCCTGACCTTCTCGTGCAAATCGGGTGTTACGATCATTGCGATCCCTTTGGCCGAATCAGCGGGAAAGACAATACCGAACGGTGAATCGTAATTCCCCATCGATTCCAGCAGGGCACAGTACGCCGCCACTCGACATTGATGTTTGTCATGCAGGACGCCATTGCCGTGGGCAATATTTTTTGCCCCGCTGTGGATGACCGGGATTCTCCTGCTGCCATGCTTTAACACTCGCCACGGACATCCTTCCAAGGGCCATTCGGGGTGTCGAACCGGTGATTGATAGGTTCCAGGCTCATATCCAGCAGCGAGTGCTGACCACCAATTCACTCGCTGATACTTTGGTGCAGTCGATAATAAATCAATTTTAAGCGGCTTCGGTGAGTCGGCTTGATGCCTGCGATTGATCAGAATCACAAGCCGCCAAAAAACTTCGCCACCCCACATGAGATCCAGCACCAAGATGCCAAAACCAGCCATGAAGAGCAGGAAATCAGTTTGCTTAATGCCGACGTACATTATCGCCACGGCAACGGCAGCGTAGAGCATCGCCATGCCTAATAAACGAAGCTGTTTTGATAACTCAGCCTGAATCCGGTCACGGTCAAAGTTGGGCAGGTAGGTCAAGCGGGGGCCGTTATCTTCTTCGTCTTCCCGTTCGTCTTTTTCAAACGCCCTCACGCCAGCTCGGCGGCAAAAAGCAAATTGTCCGAGGTCGTGGACACTCACAAACTCGCGTACTCGGCCTGTATCGGCCTTCGCGTCGTTATTGTTTTCTGTCTCCGGCTCTACCTCCGTCGGAGGCGTCTGGGCGGTGAGTCCGGTTTCCGGCTCAATCGGCCCGTCGGACTCCGTTAAAGGAACTTCCTCGATTGTTGGTGACGTTTCAGCAGCAAGCTCGGTTGTCACCTCCTCGCCGCTTACCGGTTCTCGCGACTTCCTACCTCGCACGTACTGCGAGTAATACGGTTCCAGCTCACGCGAATCGATCTGATATTCAAAGACTTTGCTATTCATACGATCCACGCCTTCAGTGAATCGACGATCTGTTTCAGCGTCACCTTGCGGGCCGAAGGCGTTATCTGGAGCGACAAGTTGACTACGTCGCGAGTTTTCGTTGGCAACTTGGTAAGCCGTTCGATCTCCTCTTTTCCCCGTTCCGGCAGGTTCCCCCAAGCGGCGTGGGCAAAGATTCGTCCCCAGCTATAGATGTCAGCTTTTTCAGTGATTTCTTTTGAGCCAGTCACCTCCAACGCTCGGTAAGGGTCGTCGGGCCAAACCGCTGGAGCCACCGTTGGTCCGCCCTTATTGATTTTCGCCATTTCCAAATC
This window of the Novipirellula artificiosorum genome carries:
- a CDS encoding serine/threonine protein kinase, producing the protein MTGASANRNFPHITDYSIAGDQLFVVLSWVWGKTLDDYLRAIREKEIPRPVVPEVVRLIRGLSHGLSHLHRRTNLIHGDISPANIVLTSGTSQLVLVDFGSAWPIENSGNKDPGDGVTSPYAAPERLAGHAAEDFRSDQFSLAVVAYELLTMTIPFDQLGGQAGLPELIKQTEKNYLPPSKLLHRAGKLPRQSIKRLDEYFNTSLALHPDNRFPTHQAWLSAIDDLHRSLIPGKQLSAWEEAAISVVHKIAKLLGVSRH
- a CDS encoding helix-turn-helix domain-containing protein, with the protein product MATLIPENFETVAPTEAEALLARESSRLLAAHKIGTRSSVRIQLLDDGEEAESLAVPASALRLFLHLLTEMSQGNAVTLIPTHAELTTQQAADLLNVSRPYVVKLLDEGKIPSRTVGKYRRVRFDDLMAYKRKDDEARANVLDQLTAEGQELGIGY
- a CDS encoding PD-(D/E)XK nuclease family protein, with product MNSKVFEYQIDSRELEPYYSQYVRGRKSREPVSGEEVTTELAAETSPTIEEVPLTESDGPIEPETGLTAQTPPTEVEPETENNNDAKADTGRVREFVSVHDLGQFAFCRRAGVRAFEKDEREDEEDNGPRLTYLPNFDRDRIQAELSKQLRLLGMAMLYAAVAVAIMYVGIKQTDFLLFMAGFGILVLDLMWGGEVFWRLVILINRRHQADSPKPLKIDLLSTAPKYQRVNWWSALAAGYEPGTYQSPVRHPEWPLEGCPWRVLKHGSRRIPVIHSGAKNIAHGNGVLHDKHQCRVAAYCALLESMGNYDSPFGIVFPADSAKGIAMIVTPDLHEKVRKMLGDFLKTVELSENQLAEPKQPDDRSRCRGCSLGEPIEISKQEYKRETRNGVSVKVAQARNGKLYHCECGDRFGTIPPHAKSCRLGLVASVEEMSV
- a CDS encoding PIN domain-containing protein; translation: MEQPVTAVYDANILYPAPLRDLFIRLAQAGLVQARWTETIHDEWMRNILKNNPQLASERLLRTRMLMNGAVRDCLVTGYEDLIESITLPDLDDRHVLAAAIRAGAKVIVTYNLKDFPQGMLTGFDIEAIHPDDFLVGLLDVAPGVVCAAVKRQRESLRNPPKTTEELLTTLESQGLTQAVARLRTFASLL